The Streptomyces kanamyceticus DNA segment GTCGTACCAGGACTCGGTGGTGGACTCGATGAGTTCCTCGGCGACGAAGGACGGCACGTCCGTGCCCGCCGTGTAGTCGCCGAACCCGTCCCCGCGAGCCGCGCGGTCGACCTCCAGGGCGCGGTGCCACACCTCGGCGATGTCGGTGTCCTCGCCGATCACGACGTGCCCGATCGACCCGGCCCCGTCGGCGCGCTTGAGCAGGAACGGCAGCGCGATCCTGTCCCTGGCCCGCTGGAGGTCACCGAGGCTGGTGACGTGCCGGAAGCGCGGCACGGGCACACCGGCCCGCTGCCAGCGCAGCCGCATCAGCCACTTGTCGCGCGCCCTCGCCGCGTTGACGCCGGGTCCTGGCAGGCCGAGCCGCACACAGGCCTCGGCCACCGGACGCACCGCGTACTCGGAGAACGTGAGCAGGCCGTCGGCGCCGATCCGGCGGGCGTGTTCGGTGAGCGCGGTGACGGGGTCGGCGGCCGAGCTCCGGTCGGTGACGTCGGCACAGTGCCTGCCGAGCTCGCCGAGGGCGAAGTCGTCGACCGGGGAGAGCAGCACCGCGTGCACGGACGCGGTGGCGGCGAGCCGGGGCAGGGCGTAGTCCAGGGACGGGCCGCTGCGGCCCGCGACGAACAGGAGTCGTTTCACAGGTCTTCTCCGTGACGTACGAGAGGTATGAGAGGGCCGCCGGTCAGCGGGGCAGCGCGGTGCCCAGGCCCCGGTGGCGCGCGACGCGGAAGACCCGGTGGGCCAGCGCGATGTCCTCGACGGCGAGGCCGAAGGGGTTGACGACGATCAGCTCGTCGTCGCCGGTGCGCCCGGGACGCGCCCCGGTGAGCACCTCGCCGAGGGTCGCGGCGTCTTCCTGCCGGACGCGGCCTTCGCGCAGCAACGTGCCGAGCAGGCGGTACGGGTCGTCGCGGATCAGGTCCCAGTCGTCCACGTACAGCCGGTCCGCGCCGGTCAGCACGGATTCGGTCAGGTCGTCGAGCGAGACGTTCACCGCGAGCGCGCCGGAGGCGAGCCAGGAGCGCTCGACGTAGCCGCGCCGGGTGTTGGTGCAGGCGATCACCACGTCGGCGCCCCGCGCGGCCGTCCGCGCGTCGACGGCCGCGGTGACCTTGACCTCGTGCGCGCCGAGGGCGTCGCCCATGTCCCGCTCGAACTGCGCGACGCGGCCCGGCACCTCGTCGTACACCCTGATCTCCTCGATGCCGGGCAGCCTGCCGGCCAGCATCAGCGCATGCTCGCGGGCGATGACGCCCGCGCCGTAGAGGGCCGCGGTGCGGGCGCCGGGGCGGACCAGGTGGCGGGCGGCGAGCACGGAGACGGCGGCGGTGCGCAGCGCGCTGATGTGGGCGCCCTCCATGACGCACAGCGGGCGTGCGGTCCTCGGGTCGAAGAGCACGGTCAGTCCGCTGGCGCGCGGCAGGCCCTGGGCCACGTTGGCCGGGTTGGCGTTGATGACCTTCGTGCCCACGGCCGTGAGACCGCCCTCCACCAGGCCCGGCATGTTGATGCTGCGGGCCTCGCCGCCGTCCGGCGGCGTCCAGCCGAGGTAGGCCTCGGGCGGCAGCACGGTCCGTCCCCCGGCATGCGCGACGAGTGTCTCGTGCATGCAGGCCAGCGGGTCGAT contains these protein-coding regions:
- a CDS encoding ornithine cyclodeaminase family protein gives rise to the protein MSAHDNRTAHLPESDTLTYLSGAEVREACAEIDPLACMHETLVAHAGGRTVLPPEAYLGWTPPDGGEARSINMPGLVEGGLTAVGTKVINANPANVAQGLPRASGLTVLFDPRTARPLCVMEGAHISALRTAAVSVLAARHLVRPGARTAALYGAGVIAREHALMLAGRLPGIEEIRVYDEVPGRVAQFERDMGDALGAHEVKVTAAVDARTAARGADVVIACTNTRRGYVERSWLASGALAVNVSLDDLTESVLTGADRLYVDDWDLIRDDPYRLLGTLLREGRVRQEDAATLGEVLTGARPGRTGDDELIVVNPFGLAVEDIALAHRVFRVARHRGLGTALPR